From Paenibacillus sp. V4I7, one genomic window encodes:
- a CDS encoding transposase, whose protein sequence is MERHYRCVSCEGCPLKPQCTKAAGQREVKVSMKYLCLKTSHVRSPAAKKASGSKRFLLRGLPK, encoded by the coding sequence ATGGAACGTCATTACCGATGTGTAAGTTGTGAAGGATGTCCGTTGAAACCGCAGTGCACGAAAGCTGCAGGCCAGCGTGAAGTCAAAGTGAGCATGAAGTATTTGTGTTTAAAAACCAGCCACGTGAGAAGCCCCGCAGCGAAGAAGGCTAGCGGTTCGAAAAGGTTCCTGCTTCGAGGCTTACCAAAGTAA
- the htpG gene encoding molecular chaperone HtpG → MEKKQFQAESKRLLEMMINSIYTQREIFLRELISNASDAIDKIYYKALTDDTLVFDKDSYFIKVMADKTNRTLTLRDTGIGMTKEDLENNLGIIAKSGSLAFKKENEAKDGHNIIGQFGVGFYSAFMVADVVTVISRALGSDVAYKWESTGADGYTIETAEKDEVGTEIILKIKDNTEDENFDEFLDEYRLKAIIKKYSDFIRYPIKMDITGKRLKEGSESDFEDYQEEQHVNSMVPIWRKNKSELTPEDYEKFYHEKHYGFDKPLKHIHVSADGAVVYQAILFIPENIPFDYYSKEYEKGLELYANGVLIMNKCADLLPDYFSFVKGMVDSESLSLNISREMLQHDRQLKLIAKNISSKIKGQLQSLLKDEREKYEQFYKSFGRQLKFGVYSDYGSHKDLLQDLLMFHSSKEKKLVTLDEYVARMPEDQKYIYYASGESMERIDKLPQTELVTDKGYEILYFTDDIDEFAIKMIMTYKEKEFKSVSSGDLGIEVDDNQTETEADKNDNKELFDYMKDLLSGKVTNVKASKRLKKHPVCLSTDGDVTIEMEKILNAMPNNPNVKAEKVLEINVNHEVFVSLKDAFDKDKEKLNLYTALLYNQALLIEGLPLQDPVEFTNDICKIMV, encoded by the coding sequence TTGGAAAAGAAACAGTTTCAAGCTGAATCCAAGCGCTTATTGGAAATGATGATCAATTCGATTTATACGCAAAGAGAGATATTTCTAAGAGAGCTTATCTCCAATGCTAGCGATGCTATCGACAAAATTTACTACAAAGCTTTAACCGATGACACGTTAGTTTTTGACAAAGATAGTTATTTCATTAAAGTGATGGCCGACAAAACGAATCGCACACTTACACTGCGTGATACGGGTATTGGTATGACGAAGGAAGATTTGGAGAATAACCTGGGGATCATTGCGAAGAGCGGATCTTTGGCCTTTAAGAAAGAAAATGAAGCAAAAGACGGTCACAATATCATCGGCCAGTTCGGTGTTGGCTTCTATTCAGCGTTTATGGTTGCAGATGTCGTAACCGTAATTAGTAGAGCTTTAGGCAGCGATGTTGCTTACAAGTGGGAGTCCACTGGCGCTGATGGCTACACGATCGAAACGGCGGAGAAAGACGAAGTGGGCACAGAGATCATCCTGAAAATTAAGGATAATACAGAAGATGAGAACTTCGATGAGTTTTTAGACGAGTATCGTTTAAAAGCAATCATCAAAAAGTATTCCGATTTCATTCGTTACCCGATTAAAATGGACATTACCGGAAAAAGGCTGAAAGAAGGCAGCGAAAGCGACTTCGAGGATTACCAAGAAGAGCAGCATGTCAACAGCATGGTTCCAATCTGGAGAAAAAACAAAAGTGAACTGACTCCGGAAGATTACGAGAAGTTCTATCACGAGAAACATTACGGCTTCGACAAGCCGCTCAAACATATTCACGTTAGCGCAGATGGTGCTGTAGTCTATCAAGCTATCCTCTTTATCCCGGAAAATATTCCTTTTGACTATTATTCTAAAGAGTATGAAAAGGGCTTAGAGCTCTACGCCAATGGCGTATTGATCATGAACAAATGTGCGGACCTGCTTCCTGACTACTTCAGCTTCGTTAAAGGAATGGTTGATTCAGAAAGTCTATCGCTTAATATTTCCAGAGAAATGCTGCAGCATGACCGTCAGTTGAAGCTAATTGCCAAAAACATTTCGAGCAAGATCAAAGGCCAGCTGCAAAGCCTGCTGAAGGACGAAAGAGAGAAGTATGAGCAATTCTACAAATCCTTCGGCCGACAGCTTAAATTCGGTGTCTACAGCGACTACGGAAGCCATAAGGACCTCTTGCAGGATCTATTGATGTTCCATTCCTCTAAGGAGAAAAAGCTGGTTACGCTGGACGAATATGTGGCAAGAATGCCGGAAGATCAGAAGTATATTTACTACGCTTCTGGAGAATCGATGGAAAGAATTGATAAGCTTCCACAAACAGAGCTCGTCACGGATAAAGGCTATGAAATTTTGTACTTCACCGATGATATCGATGAGTTCGCGATCAAAATGATCATGACCTACAAAGAGAAAGAATTTAAATCCGTTTCAAGCGGCGATCTTGGTATTGAAGTGGATGACAACCAAACGGAAACAGAAGCTGACAAAAATGACAACAAAGAGCTTTTCGATTATATGAAAGACCTATTGTCAGGCAAAGTTACAAATGTAAAAGCATCCAAACGTCTTAAAAAGCATCCTGTGTGCTTATCGACGGACGGCGATGTGACGATCGAAATGGAAAAAATCTTAAATGCCATGCCGAATAATCCTAACGTTAAGGCTGAGAAGGTACTGGAAATCAACGTCAATCACGAAGTTTTCGTATCCTTAAAAGACGCTTTTGACAAAGACAAAGAAAAGCTGAATCTTTATACGGCTTTGTTGTACAATCAAGCGCTCTTAATCGAAGGATTGCCTCTTCAAGATCCGGTTGAATTCACGAACGATATCTGCAAAATCATGGTTTAA
- a CDS encoding MmcQ/YjbR family DNA-binding protein: MVTADEIRSFALSLPETEEHDHWEKPSFRVRSKIFAVIQPDGVSLVIKTTKEDRPAYTMMDPDVYQMPDSFQNLAFMIIRLDRIHPQECRNMLTLAWSLVAPKKVVKAFNGAISS, encoded by the coding sequence ATGGTTACTGCTGATGAAATTAGAAGCTTCGCGCTGTCATTACCGGAAACGGAAGAACATGACCATTGGGAAAAACCTTCCTTTCGTGTACGCAGCAAAATTTTTGCGGTTATCCAACCAGATGGTGTGTCACTCGTGATTAAAACGACCAAAGAAGATCGACCGGCTTACACCATGATGGATCCTGATGTTTATCAGATGCCAGACAGCTTCCAAAACTTAGCCTTTATGATTATTCGATTGGATCGTATCCATCCTCAGGAATGTCGTAATATGCTTACGCTAGCCTGGAGCCTTGTAGCTCCTAAGAAAGTCGTAAAAGCTTTTAATGGTGCGATAAGCTCATAG
- a CDS encoding NAD(P)H-binding protein, with translation MNVLLFGATGMVGQSVLRECLLDPQVQSVLAVGRNTTGQKHPKLHEQVQANLLDLSDIEHKLSGFDACFFCLGVSSAGMTEDRYRAITYDITMHVAETLVRLNPNMSFFYVTGMGTDSTENGRSMWARVKGKTENDLLKLPFKAAYMFRPGGILPLHGVKSKTKLYQSIYTITKPLYPLLEKWFPNSVTTSEKIGRAMIKIAKQGYPKSIIEGRDINLI, from the coding sequence TTGAACGTCCTTCTTTTCGGAGCTACGGGTATGGTCGGACAAAGCGTGCTGCGCGAATGCCTCCTCGATCCTCAAGTTCAAAGTGTACTAGCTGTAGGTAGAAACACCACCGGTCAGAAACATCCCAAATTGCACGAACAGGTACAAGCTAATCTTCTGGATCTATCTGACATTGAGCATAAACTGTCGGGCTTCGATGCCTGTTTTTTCTGTCTTGGTGTCTCTTCCGCGGGTATGACCGAAGACCGCTATCGGGCAATAACCTATGATATTACCATGCATGTTGCTGAGACATTAGTGAGATTGAACCCTAACATGTCGTTCTTCTATGTAACTGGAATGGGAACCGATAGTACGGAAAATGGCCGCAGTATGTGGGCACGGGTGAAGGGAAAAACGGAGAATGATTTGCTAAAGCTTCCTTTTAAGGCGGCTTACATGTTCCGTCCAGGAGGTATTCTTCCATTGCACGGCGTCAAGTCCAAGACTAAACTATACCAAAGCATTTACACCATAACGAAACCTCTCTACCCTTTGTTAGAAAAATGGTTCCCGAATTCGGTTACGACTTCAGAAAAGATCGGACGCGCAATGATCAAAATTGCCAAGCAAGGTTATCCAAAATCAATTATTGAGGGCAGGGATATCAATCTCATTTGA
- a CDS encoding helix-turn-helix domain-containing protein, which yields MEPLQEDVHDFSNICSVLTILGAKWAFLVIAELSKGPKRFKQLHRDLAIVKTQSLTDVLRHLEQNGIVLRQVTPTVPIMVEYSLTEKGIDFQTALKEMDKWAKRWESNNP from the coding sequence ATGGAACCATTACAAGAAGATGTGCATGACTTCTCTAACATCTGTTCCGTATTGACTATACTTGGTGCCAAATGGGCCTTCCTAGTGATCGCGGAGCTATCTAAAGGCCCCAAACGATTTAAACAGCTTCATAGAGATTTAGCGATCGTCAAGACACAATCCTTAACGGATGTGCTGCGGCATTTAGAGCAAAACGGGATTGTTCTCCGTCAAGTAACTCCAACTGTACCCATAATGGTCGAATATTCATTGACGGAAAAAGGAATTGATTTTCAGACCGCTCTGAAAGAGATGGATAAATGGGCCAAGAGATGGGAAAGCAATAACCCCTAA
- a CDS encoding MFS transporter: MNRLSIYILALGVFLTATSELVVAGILHVIAEDLNISIALAGQLITAYSLAFAIGTPIIVSLTSRMGRRKVLLGSLAVFILGCLVSFGSSEISVLMVSRIILGVSAGVYLVVVFGAVAKLVPAEKLGSAIGTIVLGFSSAMILGVPIGIAITNWWSWQAIFIILGLFSLLITFIIFRLLPEIEGDAPVPFGQQFKVLGSLVIVSGLFLTFFRESGNSILFTYLTPFIQDVLHLKASNISIIMLVFGIFGAIGSRLGGYGVDRWGAARVITLSIIVHVAALALLPFFVESLVISLMLIALMVFSMFVTGPAIQTYFIQQAPLSSNLVLSLNTSIIHLGLAVGAGAGGVMANATSTVFYHPWMASMIVALGLAAAFLSFRVGKKVHSYSPE; this comes from the coding sequence ATGAATCGACTGTCTATCTACATCCTTGCCCTAGGGGTATTTCTAACGGCGACCTCCGAATTGGTTGTTGCCGGAATTCTTCATGTCATTGCTGAAGACTTAAACATTTCTATCGCTCTAGCGGGGCAGCTAATCACAGCCTATTCTCTTGCGTTTGCGATTGGAACCCCCATCATTGTGTCCCTTACTTCCCGGATGGGGCGTAGGAAAGTGCTGCTAGGCTCATTGGCTGTATTTATCTTGGGTTGCTTGGTTTCTTTTGGGAGTTCGGAGATTTCGGTCTTGATGGTTTCTCGTATTATTCTTGGGGTAAGCGCAGGCGTTTACCTTGTCGTAGTGTTTGGTGCGGTTGCCAAATTAGTGCCTGCTGAGAAACTAGGAAGTGCGATCGGCACGATCGTGCTTGGGTTTAGCAGCGCTATGATATTAGGGGTCCCGATTGGAATTGCCATCACCAATTGGTGGAGTTGGCAAGCCATTTTCATTATTTTAGGCTTATTCAGCCTGTTAATTACATTTATAATCTTCCGCCTTCTTCCAGAGATCGAAGGGGACGCTCCGGTTCCGTTCGGGCAGCAATTTAAAGTGTTGGGAAGTCTCGTCATCGTAAGCGGTTTGTTCCTCACCTTTTTTAGGGAATCGGGTAATTCGATTTTATTTACGTATCTGACGCCATTTATACAAGACGTTCTACATTTGAAGGCCTCCAATATAAGCATCATTATGCTTGTTTTCGGTATTTTTGGAGCTATCGGTTCTCGTTTAGGCGGTTATGGTGTTGATAGATGGGGAGCGGCTCGCGTCATTACGCTAAGTATTATCGTTCATGTAGCAGCTCTAGCTCTACTGCCTTTTTTTGTAGAATCATTAGTTATCAGTCTAATGTTAATCGCTCTTATGGTGTTCTCCATGTTCGTGACCGGTCCAGCAATCCAAACGTATTTTATTCAACAAGCGCCGCTGTCATCCAATCTCGTTCTCAGTTTGAATACATCCATCATTCATTTGGGATTAGCGGTGGGAGCTGGAGCGGGGGGAGTGATGGCGAACGCGACTTCGACAGTCTTCTATCATCCATGGATGGCAAGCATGATAGTGGCGCTCGGGTTGGCGGCAGCCTTCCTCAGTTTTAGGGTGGGGAAGAAGGTTCACAGTTATAGTCCTGAATGA
- a CDS encoding VWA domain-containing protein has product MLSSIDLRKKIVQITLEKKKLTNFTARVGLVLDISGSMQTLYKNGTVQEVVERILAVACKFDDNGTLDVWIYDNEFSRLPSATEDDFEHYVQKHIMNNKTIHKFGRNNEPPVMQDVIRKYTVEEDSSIPVFMVFINDGGVVKPIKKVITESSVQPIFWQFVGIGDSDFDVLKQLDTMEGRIVDNANFIHIEDIASISDETLYNLLLNEFPLWLKEATAKRIIRN; this is encoded by the coding sequence ATCTTATCGTCTATCGATTTACGTAAGAAAATCGTTCAGATCACATTGGAAAAGAAAAAGTTGACCAACTTTACCGCCAGAGTAGGCTTAGTTCTCGATATCTCAGGATCAATGCAGACGTTGTACAAGAACGGAACGGTTCAGGAAGTGGTGGAGCGCATACTGGCTGTCGCTTGTAAGTTTGATGATAATGGGACACTAGACGTCTGGATCTACGACAACGAATTCAGCAGATTGCCTTCCGCTACGGAGGATGATTTCGAGCACTATGTACAGAAGCATATTATGAATAACAAGACGATACATAAGTTTGGCCGGAATAATGAGCCGCCCGTCATGCAGGACGTGATTCGTAAATATACCGTTGAAGAAGACTCCTCTATACCCGTATTTATGGTATTCATCAATGACGGCGGTGTCGTAAAACCCATCAAGAAAGTCATCACCGAATCTTCCGTACAACCGATTTTTTGGCAATTCGTAGGCATTGGCGATTCTGATTTTGATGTGCTGAAGCAGTTGGACACGATGGAAGGACGAATCGTAGATAACGCTAATTTTATTCACATTGAAGATATTGCTTCGATTTCTGATGAAACGCTATATAATCTTCTATTGAATGAATTCCCTTTATGGCTTAAAGAGGCAACGGCCAAAAGAATTATTCGGAATTAA
- a CDS encoding ABC transporter permease, with amino-acid sequence MDANTVHQVTHKATEGVKRKNSYKQPWMLHLMVLPAVILVFIFSYLPMTGIVMAFQDYKSGLGIIGSPWVGLKHFRYMLENDYFLKITWNTLFFACTKIVMNLIIPFIFALLLNEVRNMGLKRSIQTLVYFPHFLSWVTLAGILIDLLAQTGLVNQFLSSVFGIKPIFFLGDGNWFRFNIIFSDVWKEFGFNTIFFLAALTAINPALYEAAEVDGASRLKQTLHVTIPSLIPIAIVVATLALGNVLNANFDQVFNLYSPLIYQQGDIIDTFVYREGLLSGQFSFATAVGLFKSLISLILIIISYRLAYRFAGYRIF; translated from the coding sequence ATGGATGCAAATACAGTACATCAAGTGACCCACAAGGCTACCGAAGGCGTTAAAAGGAAAAACAGCTACAAACAACCATGGATGCTTCATCTCATGGTGCTGCCGGCTGTCATATTGGTTTTCATTTTTTCTTATCTTCCAATGACGGGGATCGTTATGGCGTTTCAGGATTATAAATCAGGATTGGGAATAATCGGCTCCCCGTGGGTCGGCTTGAAGCATTTTCGTTATATGTTGGAGAATGATTATTTTTTGAAAATTACGTGGAATACCCTGTTCTTTGCTTGTACGAAGATCGTGATGAACTTAATCATTCCATTTATTTTCGCCTTGTTATTGAATGAGGTAAGGAACATGGGGCTCAAAAGGTCTATTCAAACACTTGTCTACTTTCCCCATTTTCTTTCTTGGGTCACACTCGCAGGAATTTTGATTGATTTGCTCGCCCAGACGGGGCTTGTCAACCAGTTCCTTTCCAGTGTGTTCGGTATTAAGCCGATTTTCTTTCTAGGCGACGGCAATTGGTTCCGATTTAACATTATTTTCAGTGATGTCTGGAAAGAATTTGGATTCAATACGATTTTCTTCCTAGCAGCGCTTACTGCCATTAATCCAGCGTTGTACGAAGCAGCTGAAGTCGACGGAGCGAGCCGCTTAAAGCAAACGTTGCATGTTACCATTCCATCACTAATACCGATCGCAATCGTAGTTGCAACTTTGGCTCTGGGCAATGTACTGAATGCGAACTTCGACCAAGTGTTTAATTTATATAGTCCTCTGATCTATCAGCAGGGGGATATTATCGACACGTTTGTGTACCGGGAAGGACTTCTTAGTGGGCAATTCAGCTTCGCAACAGCAGTCGGTCTATTCAAATCATTGATCAGCTTAATTCTAATCATCATATCCTATCGTCTTGCTTATAGATTCGCTGGGTATCGAATTTTCTAA
- a CDS encoding VOC family protein, producing MRDLHKSKEFFTKLGFSFHPRHHNSDDAAGLLIGDSHVIVMLFPESTFKSFTKNDITDTKQGTEVLLSIDAESKEEVDEMLEKAVKAGGTIYSEPHDQGWMYGAGFTDLDGHRWNLLYMDMSKMPKE from the coding sequence GTGAGGGACCTACATAAGTCAAAAGAGTTTTTCACCAAGCTTGGATTTTCTTTTCATCCGAGACATCACAATAGTGATGATGCCGCTGGCTTACTAATCGGAGATAGCCATGTTATTGTGATGCTCTTCCCGGAGTCCACTTTCAAAAGCTTCACGAAAAATGATATTACAGATACCAAGCAAGGCACCGAAGTATTGCTTTCCATTGATGCTGAGAGCAAAGAAGAAGTAGATGAAATGTTAGAGAAAGCAGTAAAGGCTGGCGGCACTATCTACAGTGAGCCCCATGATCAGGGTTGGATGTACGGCGCCGGATTCACTGATTTGGATGGTCATCGCTGGAATCTGCTGTATATGGATATGAGTAAGATGCCGAAGGAGTGA
- a CDS encoding CBO0543 family protein, whose translation MPIQAQVSFLFMQIPSWLFGAWVVQKGFIEYPVGFLKMIYKSSFTFEYFVFPAVSAIFNVHFPKDRSWFVKSIYILSFPTVITIIEVNLEKYTQLIKYLNWAWYWSFISITFTLLISYGYYLWFFKKIKNMYGNS comes from the coding sequence ATTCCGATCCAAGCACAAGTAAGCTTTTTATTCATGCAAATTCCCAGTTGGTTATTTGGTGCTTGGGTTGTCCAAAAAGGATTCATCGAATACCCTGTAGGATTTCTTAAGATGATTTACAAATCAAGTTTTACTTTTGAATATTTCGTTTTCCCTGCCGTAAGTGCCATTTTTAATGTTCATTTTCCTAAAGACAGATCATGGTTTGTTAAATCTATTTACATCCTTAGTTTTCCAACCGTTATTACAATAATTGAAGTCAATCTAGAAAAGTATACTCAACTGATTAAATACTTAAATTGGGCTTGGTATTGGAGCTTCATAAGCATAACCTTCACTCTATTAATTTCATACGGATACTATCTGTGGTTTTTCAAAAAAATAAAGAACATGTATGGTAATTCATAG
- a CDS encoding VanZ family protein: protein MSKPYSKFYYYFFLSAAVLWMAFIFLKSAESYQQQSLRPLLESKLAGVELMNIFPHWEFFYDDQKISWQDPIGAIEFFIRKAGHVSEFAILALLWSLALLAKRVKVIMALLTSSIISFVYAASDEWHQTFVKGRTGHGVDVAVDAVGILLAVLLVLVVLWIRTRIKRRRIS from the coding sequence ATGTCGAAACCATATTCGAAATTTTATTATTATTTTTTCTTATCTGCAGCCGTCCTTTGGATGGCGTTTATCTTTTTGAAGTCGGCAGAATCGTATCAGCAGCAGAGCTTGCGGCCGTTATTGGAATCCAAACTTGCGGGCGTTGAACTAATGAACATATTCCCACATTGGGAGTTCTTCTATGACGACCAAAAGATCTCGTGGCAAGACCCCATCGGTGCGATCGAGTTTTTCATAAGAAAAGCAGGGCATGTTAGCGAGTTCGCTATCCTTGCCCTGCTTTGGTCCTTAGCACTGCTGGCGAAGCGTGTAAAAGTCATCATGGCACTGCTCACCTCCTCCATCATTTCATTCGTTTATGCGGCTTCCGATGAATGGCATCAAACTTTTGTAAAGGGTCGAACGGGGCATGGGGTTGATGTTGCGGTCGATGCCGTGGGTATACTTCTGGCGGTTCTCCTCGTCCTAGTGGTTCTTTGGATAAGAACTAGGATTAAACGAAGAAGAATAAGTTAG
- a CDS encoding SgrR family transcriptional regulator, whose amino-acid sequence MQLLTHFLELRASFEHGVEHEPQPITLDELADRLYCTTRNVKILLKKMMEQGWVYWKPGRGRGNVSEITFLVSSEDMISKQAMELAGRGDYKGTIELIHQLGRGEALQDSFIDWLFSFFGYRAVELEERYKDTLRFPVYKWLVTLDPAHSFYAFDCHLINQIFDTLVVYNPQTTIFEPHLAHYWEVSEDGLHYTFYLRKGVLFHHGREMTAHDVFYTFSRLKELGPSACQGWMTESIENMTVLNRSAIAIELMQPNVLFLQQLSHSSMAILPEDICRDNEGIFGRMPIGTGPFRLERNDDYICKLRAFDGYFGVRPHLDQVEIWLLPQELSEVGPSWDMVQVLCDHTNSRKPVGAVGKDTEWHQIEQSILGCSLLTFNRNKKGPQQDTRFRKAIDLIMDRDRMIQELGGFREAPASSFLPTLDPKGAVSDYRTDFVEAKRLLDEMGYNGEPLHMYIYSNNNEDALWICEQCSKIGVRIELSTRSKSDMMGLDTIQEADLIFYHICMESDYDLHIIQTLKQSNSYVRAHLNSDQMAWVDAEIEQILQNPSQEARICKLNELIELLQEEKSFLFVLHRSQQTTYHDSIKGVSINDLGWVDFRKIWFTPSV is encoded by the coding sequence ATGCAGCTTTTGACCCATTTCTTAGAGCTTCGAGCTAGTTTTGAACATGGGGTAGAACATGAACCACAGCCTATAACGTTAGATGAATTGGCAGATAGATTATATTGTACAACGCGTAATGTTAAGATTTTGCTTAAAAAAATGATGGAGCAAGGCTGGGTATATTGGAAGCCTGGAAGAGGAAGAGGTAATGTCTCCGAAATTACGTTTCTTGTCTCCTCGGAGGATATGATTTCGAAGCAGGCGATGGAGTTGGCGGGCCGAGGCGATTATAAAGGAACGATTGAACTGATACATCAATTGGGTAGAGGAGAGGCGCTGCAGGACTCTTTCATCGATTGGTTGTTCAGTTTTTTTGGTTATCGTGCAGTCGAACTTGAGGAGCGTTATAAGGACACACTACGGTTTCCGGTCTACAAATGGTTGGTAACATTGGATCCGGCGCACTCTTTTTATGCATTCGACTGCCATCTCATTAATCAAATCTTTGACACGCTGGTTGTGTACAATCCGCAAACAACGATCTTCGAGCCTCATTTGGCGCATTATTGGGAAGTTAGCGAGGATGGCTTACATTACACGTTCTATTTGCGAAAAGGCGTGCTGTTTCATCATGGCAGAGAGATGACGGCGCATGATGTTTTTTACACATTTTCGAGATTAAAGGAGCTTGGCCCTTCGGCATGTCAAGGTTGGATGACCGAGAGTATTGAGAATATGACGGTACTGAATCGAAGCGCGATTGCTATCGAGTTGATGCAGCCGAATGTGCTCTTTTTGCAGCAGTTATCTCATTCCTCGATGGCTATCCTGCCGGAGGATATTTGTCGGGATAACGAGGGAATCTTCGGACGTATGCCCATTGGGACAGGACCATTTAGGCTTGAACGAAATGATGATTATATCTGTAAACTTCGTGCTTTCGATGGATATTTTGGGGTTAGGCCTCATCTGGATCAAGTGGAAATTTGGCTTTTGCCGCAGGAATTATCTGAGGTTGGCCCTAGTTGGGATATGGTGCAAGTACTTTGCGACCATACGAATTCCCGTAAACCTGTTGGTGCGGTCGGTAAAGATACGGAATGGCATCAGATTGAGCAGTCGATTCTCGGCTGCAGCTTGCTTACTTTTAATCGGAATAAAAAAGGGCCTCAGCAGGATACTCGTTTCCGCAAAGCTATTGACCTAATAATGGATCGTGATCGAATGATTCAGGAGCTTGGAGGCTTCAGAGAAGCGCCTGCCAGCAGTTTTCTACCGACGTTGGATCCCAAAGGAGCGGTCTCCGATTATCGTACTGATTTCGTTGAGGCTAAGCGTCTTCTTGATGAAATGGGTTATAACGGCGAGCCCCTTCACATGTACATTTATAGTAACAACAACGAAGATGCGTTATGGATCTGTGAGCAGTGTTCCAAAATTGGAGTTAGGATTGAACTGTCGACCCGGAGTAAGTCAGATATGATGGGGCTGGACACGATTCAGGAAGCGGATCTCATCTTCTATCACATTTGTATGGAAAGCGATTATGATCTTCATATTATTCAGACGCTTAAGCAAAGCAATAGCTACGTCCGCGCCCATTTAAATAGCGATCAAATGGCTTGGGTTGATGCGGAAATCGAGCAAATTCTCCAAAATCCAAGTCAAGAAGCGCGCATATGCAAGCTAAACGAATTGATTGAATTACTTCAGGAGGAGAAATCATTTCTGTTCGTGCTCCATCGTTCTCAGCAAACCACGTATCATGACTCGATCAAGGGAGTGAGCATTAACGATTTGGGTTGGGTTGATTTTCGGAAAATATGGTTCACTCCAAGCGTTTGA
- a CDS encoding lipopolysaccharide assembly protein LapB, with the protein MLLKILAFGLLWRLVGNPFVALLILLVILYVLDRRFIGLTPNIFKPFQLGRRSSRLRTDLHANPHNTSAKLELARILIERKKFSEALPYLEQILPIMEESADVHYEIGLCHLKLGNLIKGESYMLKAVELNPRVKFGEAYLRLGEALAPSSPERAAQFIEQFRDLHSSSVEAYYRLGQLYQQLGRAEDAKRAYREALDIYRGLPRYSRRQQRRWALLARFK; encoded by the coding sequence GTGCTTCTCAAAATACTTGCCTTTGGTTTATTATGGCGTCTTGTTGGCAATCCGTTTGTTGCACTTCTTATTTTATTAGTTATCCTGTACGTGCTGGACAGAAGATTTATCGGGTTAACGCCAAATATATTCAAGCCATTTCAATTAGGCCGCAGATCATCTAGGCTGCGAACTGACTTGCACGCTAATCCGCATAATACGTCTGCGAAGCTGGAGTTGGCAAGGATTCTAATCGAGCGCAAAAAGTTCAGCGAAGCGCTGCCCTACTTGGAACAAATCCTGCCTATTATGGAAGAATCCGCTGACGTCCACTATGAGATTGGCCTTTGCCACCTTAAGCTTGGGAATCTCATCAAAGGCGAAAGCTATATGCTCAAAGCGGTAGAATTAAATCCAAGGGTCAAATTTGGGGAGGCTTATTTACGACTTGGTGAAGCTTTGGCTCCATCATCCCCAGAGAGAGCGGCGCAATTCATCGAGCAATTCCGAGACCTGCATTCTTCGTCGGTTGAAGCTTACTACCGTCTTGGCCAGCTGTACCAGCAGCTGGGCCGCGCTGAGGACGCCAAGCGCGCTTACCGCGAAGCGCTGGATATTTACCGCGGCTTGCCGCGTTACAGCCGCAGACAGCAGCGGCGATGGGCGCTATTAGCTCGCTTTAAATGA